A single genomic interval of Legionella israelensis harbors:
- a CDS encoding IS982 family transposase, producing MDKLVELFCIVDDFCQKFLPIFEQQLINISGKVRKKPCSLSMSEIMTIVIHYHQSNYRNFKSYYSYVLQKDLRPYFPKLVSYSRMTELMSSCIVPLTAFCHNQSKTLTGIYFVDSTPIEVCHVKRAQQNKTFKGLAEKSKSTMGWYFGFKLHLVANDKGELMAFKITSSRTDDRTVVPDLSKNLLGKMIGDKGYISQNLTEKLAERGLQLLTKVRKNMKQKVLDAFDKVLLRKRVIVESVIDQLKNISNIEHSRHRSVFNFMVNILAGLAAYALKPKKPSLNIEKTFVAVV from the coding sequence ATGGATAAGTTAGTCGAATTATTCTGTATTGTCGATGATTTTTGTCAAAAGTTTTTACCAATCTTTGAGCAGCAACTTATAAATATTTCAGGCAAAGTCAGGAAGAAACCCTGTAGCCTGTCTATGTCCGAAATAATGACGATAGTGATACACTATCACCAATCCAATTATCGAAACTTCAAAAGCTATTATTCTTATGTTTTGCAGAAAGATTTACGTCCCTATTTCCCAAAACTGGTCAGCTATAGCAGAATGACTGAGCTGATGTCATCTTGTATAGTGCCATTAACGGCATTTTGCCACAATCAATCAAAGACTCTAACTGGCATTTATTTCGTAGACTCAACCCCTATTGAGGTCTGCCACGTTAAAAGAGCGCAACAGAATAAAACATTTAAGGGGTTAGCGGAGAAGTCCAAATCAACTATGGGATGGTATTTTGGTTTTAAACTTCATTTGGTGGCCAATGATAAAGGTGAGCTAATGGCTTTTAAAATAACCTCAAGCCGAACAGATGACCGAACGGTTGTGCCCGATTTAAGTAAAAATCTGTTGGGTAAAATGATTGGAGATAAGGGATATATTTCCCAAAATCTGACCGAGAAACTTGCTGAAAGAGGCTTGCAACTACTGACCAAAGTCAGAAAAAATATGAAGCAAAAAGTGCTCGATGCCTTTGACAAAGTCCTGCTGAGAAAAAGAGTCATTGTTGAATCTGTTATTGACCAATTAAAAAATATTTCAAATATCGAACACTCAAGGCATCGTTCTGTCTTTAATTTTATGGTCAATATCTTGGCTGGTTTGGCAGCTTATGCACTTAAGCCAAAGAAACCTTCCTTGAATATTGAAAAAACGTTCGTGGCTGTCGTTTGA
- a CDS encoding M3 family metallopeptidase — translation MSAILPRFTIDTAQFPKSLKTKLQDNLQQISSLLENDQHFTWDNLMRPLEDMDDELERFWTPLSHLRAVVDTVPLRKCFQECLPLLSSYEAAIGHNEALYRAIKSLDRTALDKAQNKIIDDCLRDFELSGVALPTEDKKRFEAIQSRLSELSNQFENNILDAENSFQLHIKEASRLKGLPEHAMHTAEETARENKMEGWVLTLQFPCYLAVMTYAQDRKLREEMYFAYVTRASDEGPDANRFDNSSVMNEILKLRHEKAKLLGFANYAELSLATKMAKSPHQVMEFLMDLSQRVYQQGQREFQHLEKFAAEHHGITSIQPWDVAYLSEKKRQRLYAFSQEDLRAYFPQQKVFAGMFAIVNKLYGIQFEEVEGVDIWHADVKCYRILDEHKTPRGYIYTDLYARSAKRGGAWMDALQSRRKLNDGSIQLPIATLTCNFAKASVNKPAMLSHEEVLTMFHEFGHCLHHVLTQVDYLNASGIHGVEWDAVEFPSQFFENWCWEEHALSFLTAHVETGKPLPKDLYDKLWATKNYQSAMAMLRQLEFSLFDFKIHLDFRPQDDFIMTTLAEVREQTCVTPLVSYNRFPHSFSHIFAGGYAAGYYSYKWAEVLSSDAYARFEEEGIFNGETGRDFLHFVLEAGGSAPAIEAFMAFRGREAELDAFLRHNGIQAEKS, via the coding sequence ATGTCCGCTATATTGCCGCGATTTACCATTGATACAGCGCAGTTCCCCAAGTCACTGAAGACCAAATTGCAAGATAATCTGCAGCAGATTTCCTCTTTGCTGGAAAACGACCAGCATTTTACCTGGGATAATTTAATGCGCCCTCTAGAGGACATGGATGATGAGCTGGAACGGTTCTGGACGCCCCTGTCTCATTTGCGTGCTGTTGTTGATACTGTGCCCCTGCGCAAGTGTTTTCAGGAATGTCTGCCCTTACTGTCTTCTTATGAGGCAGCTATTGGTCATAATGAAGCCTTATATAGAGCCATCAAATCCCTTGACCGTACAGCCCTGGATAAAGCGCAAAACAAGATCATTGATGACTGCTTGCGAGATTTTGAGTTATCCGGTGTTGCCTTGCCCACTGAAGATAAAAAGCGCTTTGAAGCCATTCAAAGTCGTTTATCCGAGTTATCCAATCAGTTTGAAAACAACATTCTGGATGCAGAAAACAGTTTTCAGTTACATATCAAAGAAGCTTCACGCTTGAAAGGTCTGCCCGAGCATGCCATGCATACAGCAGAGGAAACGGCAAGGGAAAATAAAATGGAAGGTTGGGTTTTAACGCTGCAATTTCCTTGTTATTTAGCGGTAATGACCTATGCACAAGATCGTAAACTGCGTGAAGAAATGTATTTTGCTTATGTGACCCGCGCCTCTGATGAAGGACCGGATGCGAATAGATTCGACAACAGCTCTGTCATGAATGAAATACTTAAGCTGCGACATGAAAAAGCAAAACTGCTGGGATTTGCCAACTATGCAGAATTGTCATTGGCCACAAAAATGGCAAAATCACCTCATCAGGTGATGGAATTTCTTATGGATTTAAGTCAGCGGGTATACCAACAAGGACAACGTGAATTTCAACATTTAGAAAAATTTGCTGCTGAGCATCATGGAATCACCTCGATTCAGCCATGGGATGTCGCCTATCTGTCAGAGAAAAAAAGGCAGCGACTATATGCTTTCTCGCAAGAGGACTTACGAGCTTATTTTCCCCAGCAGAAGGTTTTTGCAGGCATGTTTGCCATTGTCAATAAACTTTATGGTATTCAGTTTGAAGAAGTGGAGGGAGTTGATATCTGGCATGCCGATGTGAAATGCTATCGTATTCTTGATGAACATAAGACGCCACGAGGCTATATATATACCGATCTCTATGCGCGCTCGGCCAAACGAGGAGGAGCCTGGATGGATGCCTTACAAAGCCGGCGCAAATTGAACGATGGAAGCATTCAGCTTCCTATAGCCACCTTGACTTGCAATTTTGCCAAAGCTTCTGTCAATAAACCTGCCATGTTATCTCATGAAGAAGTGCTTACCATGTTTCATGAGTTTGGTCATTGCCTGCATCATGTATTAACTCAGGTAGATTATCTCAACGCCTCAGGAATTCATGGTGTCGAGTGGGATGCCGTTGAGTTTCCCAGTCAGTTTTTTGAAAACTGGTGCTGGGAAGAGCATGCTTTGTCTTTTTTAACAGCGCATGTTGAAACCGGAAAACCATTGCCAAAGGATTTATATGATAAATTATGGGCAACCAAAAACTACCAATCAGCCATGGCCATGTTGCGCCAGCTTGAGTTTTCCTTGTTTGATTTCAAAATTCATCTTGATTTTCGTCCACAGGATGATTTTATCATGACAACCCTGGCTGAAGTTCGAGAACAAACCTGTGTAACCCCGCTTGTTTCCTATAACCGTTTTCCTCACAGCTTCAGTCATATTTTCGCCGGTGGCTATGCCGCTGGGTATTACAGCTATAAATGGGCTGAAGTCCTTTCAAGCGATGCCTATGCGCGTTTTGAAGAAGAGGGTATTTTTAATGGCGAAACAGGACGCGATTTTCTCCATTTTGTGCTTGAAGCTGGTGGCTCTGCACCAGCTATAGAGGCTTTTATGGCCTTCAGGGGGCGTGAGGCTGAACTCGATGCTTTCTTAAGGCACAATGGCATTCAAGCAGAAAAAAGCTAA
- a CDS encoding nuclear transport factor 2 family protein, with product MANQDELKQQAENIYKAWDKALANNDIESLLELYADDAVIESPLIPHLLETDSGILRGKSELRLLIEKVAERKPFIRKHFKQNFFTDGKTLIFEYPRQTPDGEQMDFMEVMEIKEGKIQYHRVYWGWRGFQIIQENLYHR from the coding sequence ATGGCTAATCAAGATGAGTTAAAACAACAAGCAGAAAATATTTACAAAGCATGGGATAAAGCACTTGCAAATAATGATATTGAAAGCCTTTTAGAGCTTTATGCAGATGATGCCGTTATAGAAAGTCCACTTATACCCCATTTATTGGAAACGGACAGTGGAATTTTAAGAGGAAAAAGTGAATTGCGCTTATTAATTGAAAAAGTCGCGGAACGTAAGCCTTTCATACGCAAACATTTTAAACAAAATTTCTTTACAGATGGAAAAACACTGATTTTTGAATATCCTAGACAAACACCTGATGGCGAACAAATGGATTTTATGGAAGTAATGGAGATAAAAGAAGGAAAAATCCAATACCATCGAGTTTATTGGGGATGGCGTGGTTTTCAGATCATCCAGGAAAACTTGTATCATCGTTAA
- a CDS encoding endonuclease, which produces MSFISRLLIVLCAVTVAYAKAPANFLQAKKIAAQIFYDKRETLYCGCKYNAQKQVDLASCHMQKASIIKRAHRMEWEHMMPAEHFGQHFKCWREPICSKHGKPYKGRPCCEKVDADFRKAEAELYNLWPAVGVINQLRSNYRYSPLSHKHLTYGCDFTADRSLRKAEPPARVKGVVARANLFMAEKYHIRLSKAQRKLFEVWNKEHPPGDWEKEWARRVAKIEGYPNPYILSRAR; this is translated from the coding sequence ATGAGCTTTATTTCAAGACTTCTCATTGTCCTTTGCGCGGTCACAGTGGCTTACGCTAAGGCTCCTGCCAATTTCCTGCAAGCCAAAAAAATAGCCGCTCAAATCTTCTATGATAAACGCGAAACCTTGTATTGCGGCTGTAAGTACAATGCTCAAAAGCAGGTGGACTTGGCGAGCTGTCATATGCAAAAAGCATCCATTATCAAAAGGGCGCACCGTATGGAATGGGAACACATGATGCCCGCTGAACATTTTGGACAGCATTTTAAATGCTGGCGTGAGCCGATATGCAGCAAACACGGTAAACCTTATAAAGGGCGTCCATGCTGTGAGAAGGTGGATGCTGACTTTCGAAAAGCCGAAGCTGAACTTTATAACCTTTGGCCAGCTGTAGGAGTGATTAATCAGCTGCGCTCAAATTATCGCTATTCCCCCTTAAGCCATAAGCATTTAACTTATGGTTGTGATTTCACCGCCGATCGAAGTTTAAGGAAAGCAGAGCCGCCTGCGCGCGTGAAGGGGGTTGTAGCCAGAGCCAATTTGTTTATGGCAGAAAAATACCACATACGATTAAGCAAGGCACAAAGAAAGCTTTTTGAGGTATGGAACAAAGAGCACCCGCCAGGCGATTGGGAAAAGGAATGGGCGCGGAGAGTCGCTAAAATTGAAGGCTATCCGAACCCTTATATTCTTTCACGTGCTCGATAA
- a CDS encoding ISAs1 family transposase encodes MSSLVECFSIIRDPRQESKIDHELIDILILCVLAVICGAEGWQDIEEVGHARLNWLQERGFFKKGIPVDDTIARIVSSLNPEELQSCFIKWMAAVEEATDGKIIAVDGKTLRHSYDKKKRKSAIHMVSAYAAENGVVLGQKKTDDKSNEITAIPALLDLLDIKGCIVTIDAMGCQEKIAEKIVNKEADYVLAVKDNQKQLHEEIIDFFETSRRFEFKNVRYDYFEEAHKGHGRVELRRYWISDMLDTISNPGRWASLQGIGMVESERYIDGKTTSETRYFIVSIAPDAKIFANAVRKHWAVENQLHWVLDVSFREDDSRVRRDNASENFGVFRHVAVNALRNEKSCKKGIKAKRYKATLQSDYAQKVLNGIF; translated from the coding sequence ATGTCATCATTAGTAGAATGTTTTTCAATAATTCGCGATCCACGTCAAGAAAGCAAAATTGATCATGAACTGATCGATATCCTTATTCTGTGTGTTTTAGCAGTTATTTGTGGAGCTGAAGGCTGGCAGGATATAGAAGAAGTTGGACATGCTCGTTTAAATTGGCTTCAAGAACGCGGTTTTTTTAAGAAAGGCATTCCAGTTGATGACACGATCGCCAGGATAGTGTCCAGTCTCAATCCAGAAGAATTACAAAGCTGCTTCATTAAATGGATGGCAGCAGTTGAAGAAGCAACCGACGGTAAAATTATAGCAGTTGATGGAAAAACCCTGCGTCATTCATATGACAAGAAAAAACGTAAGTCTGCGATTCACATGGTGAGTGCATATGCTGCTGAAAATGGCGTTGTTCTCGGTCAAAAAAAGACAGATGATAAATCAAATGAGATTACGGCTATCCCAGCTTTACTTGATTTATTGGATATCAAGGGTTGCATTGTGACCATTGATGCCATGGGTTGCCAAGAGAAAATTGCGGAAAAAATAGTTAACAAAGAAGCAGACTATGTACTGGCTGTAAAAGATAACCAAAAACAACTTCACGAAGAAATAATCGATTTTTTTGAAACATCTCGCCGATTTGAATTTAAGAATGTCCGGTATGATTATTTTGAGGAAGCTCATAAAGGCCATGGTCGTGTCGAGCTGCGCCGATATTGGATTAGCGACATGTTGGATACTATTAGCAATCCTGGACGATGGGCTTCTTTGCAAGGCATTGGAATGGTTGAATCAGAACGTTATATCGATGGTAAAACAACTTCTGAAACCCGATATTTTATTGTATCAATAGCTCCAGACGCTAAAATATTTGCTAATGCAGTTAGAAAGCATTGGGCTGTCGAGAATCAGTTACACTGGGTGCTCGATGTGTCATTTAGAGAAGACGATTCTAGAGTCAGGCGAGACAATGCCTCGGAAAATTTCGGTGTGTTTAGACATGTTGCAGTTAATGCGTTACGTAACGAAAAATCATGTAAAAAAGGGATAAAAGCCAAGCGGTACAAAGCAACCTTGCAATCTGATTATGCACAGAAAGTACTAAATGGTATTTTTTGA
- a CDS encoding MBL fold metallo-hydrolase, translated as MRYFLLLVFILTGCQGGYYTGPVSDHFDGKKFYYPGEREKPRSFTRDIYNIWTAVFQPLWYLPKDVKPYSICPSQIKGIKISFINHSTVLIQSKKINVLLDPIYSYRASPFSWIGPARAHKPGIHFQNLPKIDVVLISHNHYDHMDVSTLKRLDKALHPLFIVPLGNKIFLKRFAIKNVKELDWWQEIKIKNTRIHFLPAHHSTQRWLHDYNYTLWGSYGLQMGDKKIYYAGDTGYANHFKMIRQHWGRPDFALIPIGAYKPRSLLRVNHIDPFEAVKCHLELGSRLSMGIHWGTFKLSEESVNQPAKDLILAREKLGVSPKAFILPTEIFFKP; from the coding sequence ATGCGGTATTTTTTATTGTTGGTCTTTATATTGACGGGTTGCCAGGGGGGATATTATACAGGCCCCGTATCGGATCATTTCGATGGTAAAAAATTTTACTACCCGGGTGAAAGAGAAAAGCCAAGAAGTTTTACCCGCGATATTTATAATATTTGGACCGCTGTTTTCCAGCCTCTCTGGTATCTTCCCAAAGATGTTAAGCCATATTCTATTTGTCCTTCTCAAATTAAGGGAATAAAAATCAGTTTTATTAATCACTCAACGGTATTAATTCAGTCCAAAAAAATCAATGTTTTGCTTGATCCTATTTATTCCTATCGGGCCAGTCCTTTCTCATGGATTGGGCCAGCCAGAGCACATAAGCCTGGCATCCATTTTCAGAATCTTCCGAAAATTGATGTCGTACTGATTTCTCATAATCATTATGATCATATGGATGTATCTACCCTTAAGCGTCTTGATAAAGCCTTGCATCCTTTGTTTATTGTGCCCTTGGGTAATAAGATTTTCCTAAAGCGATTTGCTATAAAGAATGTGAAAGAGCTGGACTGGTGGCAGGAGATAAAGATAAAAAATACCCGCATTCATTTTTTACCGGCTCACCACAGCACTCAACGCTGGTTGCATGATTATAACTACACGCTTTGGGGCTCCTACGGTCTGCAGATGGGAGATAAAAAAATTTATTATGCTGGTGATACAGGTTATGCCAATCATTTTAAAATGATTCGTCAACATTGGGGACGTCCTGATTTTGCCTTGATACCTATTGGAGCTTATAAGCCGCGTTCCTTGTTAAGAGTCAATCATATTGATCCATTTGAAGCGGTGAAATGTCATCTGGAACTGGGAAGTCGTTTATCCATGGGAATTCATTGGGGTACTTTTAAACTCAGTGAGGAAAGTGTTAATCAACCGGCAAAAGATTTGATTTTAGCCCGCGAAAAATTAGGGGTGTCGCCAAAAGCATTTATTTTGCCCACTGAGATTTTTTTTAAACCATGA
- a CDS encoding RCC1 domain-containing protein — MTKTIYKKEVFGNGDTTFVLDKNNHFPCLTNIKKQANARWDLHSMALTMDGSVYVFGCNYEGQLGLGDTNEQKKPTKIEGLPPIKDFALGHMSSFLIDEKNNVYSFGENRYGQLGLGHKNNVSVPQEVTALKGCNITRIHYWHSAAFFLSTEGKVYYSGSFDHSAMFSPTKPRVFYGLPPITKIHSTTDFTVFLAGTGEVYVQPDNNCVHTYHKPAKLQKLPFKDIIDIGIYNITTYSGCGISTQLLLDNFGKVFVSGFLDEPLDLPKVKRMTQYIQLEQSKCLDNIFELCDGSFAIVGIKQKSNLDFEIIDNRVVPDSKLAEQLRKAMDERAMEEAPLKLEKDTFGLGICQIF, encoded by the coding sequence ATGACTAAAACAATCTATAAAAAAGAAGTCTTTGGTAATGGCGATACAACCTTTGTACTCGATAAAAATAACCACTTTCCCTGTTTAACCAATATCAAAAAACAAGCTAATGCGCGCTGGGATCTTCATTCGATGGCCTTAACAATGGATGGTTCGGTTTACGTTTTTGGTTGTAATTATGAGGGACAACTTGGCCTTGGTGATACAAACGAGCAAAAAAAACCCACTAAAATTGAAGGATTACCGCCAATCAAAGATTTTGCCTTAGGTCATATGTCTTCATTTCTTATTGATGAAAAAAATAACGTGTATAGTTTTGGTGAAAATCGATATGGTCAATTAGGTTTGGGACACAAAAATAATGTTTCAGTGCCCCAAGAAGTGACGGCTTTAAAAGGTTGCAATATAACAAGAATTCATTACTGGCACTCCGCAGCCTTTTTCTTGAGCACGGAAGGTAAGGTTTATTACAGTGGCAGCTTTGATCACTCTGCGATGTTCTCACCTACAAAACCAAGAGTTTTTTATGGCCTGCCACCTATAACTAAAATTCATTCAACAACTGATTTCACAGTGTTCCTGGCCGGTACAGGTGAAGTTTATGTGCAACCAGATAATAATTGTGTTCATACCTACCATAAGCCTGCTAAATTACAAAAATTACCGTTTAAAGACATCATTGATATTGGTATATATAACATTACAACTTATTCAGGGTGTGGTATATCCACGCAGCTGTTACTAGATAATTTCGGCAAAGTGTTTGTGAGTGGTTTTTTAGATGAGCCTTTGGATTTGCCTAAAGTCAAACGTATGACTCAATATATTCAATTAGAACAAAGTAAGTGTCTTGATAATATCTTTGAGTTATGCGATGGATCATTTGCCATTGTGGGAATCAAACAAAAGTCTAACCTGGACTTTGAAATAATAGATAACAGGGTTGTACCAGATAGTAAGCTAGCGGAGCAGCTCAGAAAAGCTATGGATGAGCGTGCGATGGAGGAAGCACCATTGAAGCTTGAAAAGGATACATTTGGCTTAGGTATATGTCAGATATTTTAA
- a CDS encoding zinc-binding alcohol dehydrogenase family protein, whose amino-acid sequence MKAVVYHLATNAQEQSGFKDVELAQPEAKGRDLLIEVKAVSVNPVDYKVKNRLKQANQQDRVLGWDAAGIVKEVGSEVCLFKPGDEVWYAGDITRDGSNSEYQLVDERIVGHKPKTISFEQAAALPLTGITAWELVFDSLALPKDEPLNVLVIGAAGGVGSILLQILKTLTKCHVIASFGREESKQWLLSLGADLTLNHRQNIQAQLNDNKIKAVDAIISLTHTQDYIEQYAEIIAPRGKIAFIDDPQNFHVMAFKSKSVSIHSEFMFTRPTYQTEDMQKHHDILNTLAELVDKKIIQSTAANHFGTINANNLSRAHELIESGKSVGKCVLSSF is encoded by the coding sequence ATGAAAGCCGTTGTTTATCATCTTGCTACCAATGCGCAGGAGCAATCAGGATTTAAAGACGTTGAACTCGCCCAACCTGAAGCCAAAGGAAGGGATCTGCTCATTGAGGTTAAAGCCGTTTCTGTTAATCCTGTGGACTATAAAGTAAAAAACAGGCTCAAACAAGCAAATCAACAAGACAGGGTTTTGGGCTGGGATGCAGCAGGTATTGTTAAAGAGGTTGGCAGTGAGGTCTGTTTATTCAAACCGGGTGATGAAGTATGGTATGCCGGAGATATTACTCGTGATGGCAGTAATAGCGAATATCAACTGGTGGATGAGCGCATTGTCGGGCACAAGCCCAAAACCATCAGCTTTGAGCAGGCAGCCGCCTTGCCTTTAACAGGGATAACGGCCTGGGAACTGGTTTTTGACAGTTTGGCCTTGCCTAAGGATGAACCACTTAATGTTCTGGTCATTGGTGCAGCAGGAGGCGTGGGTTCTATATTGCTGCAAATTTTAAAAACATTAACGAAATGTCATGTGATTGCCAGTTTTGGCCGGGAAGAATCGAAACAATGGCTTTTAAGTTTAGGGGCTGATTTGACACTCAATCATCGACAAAATATTCAAGCTCAGTTAAACGACAATAAGATTAAAGCGGTCGATGCCATCATCAGCCTGACACATACTCAGGATTATATAGAGCAATATGCCGAAATCATAGCGCCAAGAGGTAAAATTGCCTTTATTGATGATCCTCAGAACTTTCATGTGATGGCTTTTAAGTCAAAAAGCGTGTCCATTCACAGCGAGTTTATGTTTACCCGCCCCACATATCAAACAGAAGATATGCAAAAACACCACGATATTTTAAATACCCTGGCGGAACTGGTCGATAAAAAAATTATTCAATCAACGGCGGCAAATCATTTTGGAACCATCAATGCCAACAATCTAAGCCGCGCCCATGAGTTGATTGAAAGCGGGAAAAGCGTGGGTAAATGCGTGCTTTCTTCCTTTTAA
- a CDS encoding Mut7-C RNAse domain-containing protein: MNTVFFRFYAALNDFLPEHKRQKEFAYEFAGNPGIKDAIEAIGVPHPEVELILVNGGEVDFDYQLLPNDRISVYPTYEQLKLSAGLLAKSIEPKFILDVHLGRLAKYLRLIGFDCHYDNNLSDAEIVDLAQEEKRIILTRDKGLLKHKKVSLGYWIRNTNSRKQLAEVAMKFDLLALMAPFSRCLECNSKLKEIPLVRVKHLLPEKTQRYYKTIAHCSNCGKYYWQGSHYQRLSRLIDALKNHQI, from the coding sequence ATGAACACAGTTTTTTTTCGTTTTTATGCCGCCTTAAATGATTTTTTGCCAGAGCACAAACGCCAGAAGGAATTTGCCTATGAATTTGCCGGCAATCCGGGCATTAAAGATGCTATTGAGGCTATTGGCGTGCCTCATCCTGAAGTCGAATTGATCCTTGTCAATGGAGGAGAAGTTGATTTTGATTATCAATTGTTGCCCAATGACCGAATTTCAGTCTATCCAACTTATGAACAACTTAAGCTTTCTGCCGGATTGTTGGCAAAATCCATCGAGCCTAAATTTATTTTAGATGTGCATCTCGGACGATTAGCCAAATATTTACGCTTGATAGGTTTTGACTGTCACTATGATAATAACCTATCTGATGCAGAAATTGTTGACCTGGCTCAAGAAGAAAAACGTATCATTCTAACTCGCGATAAAGGTCTTTTGAAACATAAAAAAGTAAGTCTTGGTTATTGGATAAGAAACACGAATTCAAGAAAACAGTTGGCTGAAGTGGCCATGAAATTTGATTTATTGGCTTTAATGGCTCCTTTTTCGCGCTGCCTTGAATGTAATAGCAAGTTAAAAGAAATTCCTTTGGTCAGGGTAAAGCATTTATTGCCTGAAAAAACTCAGCGCTATTATAAAACCATTGCACATTGCAGCAATTGTGGCAAATATTACTGGCAAGGCTCTCATTATCAACGTTTAAGCCGCCTCATTGATGCGCTTAAAAATCATCAGATTTAA